A genomic window from Exiguobacterium acetylicum DSM 20416 includes:
- a CDS encoding thymidine kinase yields the protein MHVINQYGWIEVICGSMFSGKSEELIRRVRRAQYGKLPVQVFKPAIDDRYHEEHVVSHIGNSVVAIPMATSRDLYAAVAEETQIVGIDEVQFFDDEIVQVIEALAQDGKRVICAGLDQDFRAEPFGKMPELLARAEFVTKLQAICLSCGDPASRTQRLIDGKPANYDDPIILVGASESYEPRCRHCHEVPGKPKPLQSVQHQEN from the coding sequence ATGCATGTAATAAATCAGTACGGCTGGATCGAAGTAATTTGTGGCAGTATGTTTTCCGGGAAATCGGAAGAGTTGATTCGTCGTGTTAGACGGGCGCAGTACGGCAAACTGCCCGTTCAAGTATTCAAGCCGGCAATCGACGACCGGTACCATGAAGAGCATGTCGTCTCTCATATCGGCAACTCCGTCGTGGCGATTCCGATGGCGACGAGTCGCGATCTCTACGCAGCAGTAGCGGAGGAAACACAAATCGTCGGAATCGATGAAGTTCAATTCTTTGATGATGAGATCGTACAAGTCATCGAAGCACTCGCACAAGACGGAAAACGCGTCATTTGTGCAGGCCTTGATCAAGATTTCCGGGCAGAGCCATTCGGCAAGATGCCGGAATTACTGGCGCGCGCAGAATTCGTGACGAAGCTGCAAGCCATCTGTCTGTCGTGTGGTGATCCGGCTTCTCGGACACAACGGTTGATTGATGGAAAACCAGCGAACTATGATGATCCGATCATCCTAGTCGGTGCTTCAGAATCGTATGAACCACGGTGCCGGCATTGCCATGAGGTGCCTGGAAAACCGAAGCCGCTCCAATCGGTGCAGCACCAAGAAAATTAA